In Aspergillus fumigatus Af293 chromosome 4, whole genome shotgun sequence, one genomic interval encodes:
- a CDS encoding ESCRT-II subunit protein VPS25, producing the protein MSQSQSQSQSHSTTTFQFPPTYSFPPFFTRQPNSTTRLSQLQKWSSLIQSWCRHHRIYRLSLIEAIESPLFHNATLRKRLSLSEARAVLDWMAKPEEEGGGGRRAEWIDGGSKSVAWIWWRRPEEWAGIVADWVEATGQKNVVLTVYELLEGEATMSQEWHGMDADVMLKSLNILVKRGKAQVFGSEGQEGVKFF; encoded by the exons AtgtctcagtctcagtctcagtctcagtctcacTCCACAACAACCTTCCAATTCCCACCAACCTACTCCTTCCCCCCGTTCTTTACCCGCCAACCCAACAGCACAACCCGCCTCTCCCAACTCCAGAAATGGTCCTCGCTCATCCAATCCTGGtgtcgccatcatcgcatCTACCGCCTCTCGCTGATTGAAGCGATCGAGAGCCCGCTCTTCCATAATGCTACGCTGCGGAAACGGTTAAGTCTGAGCGAGGCTAGGGCTGTATTGGACTGGATGGCCAAACCCGAAGAGGAAGGGGGTGGCGGGAGGCGCGCGGAATGGATCGATGGGGGAAGTAAGTCGGTAGCCTGGATTTGGTGGAGGAGACCGGAGGAGTGGGCGGGGATTGTGGCAGATTGG GTGGAAGCGACAGGGCAGAAGAATGTTGTCCTGACGGtgtacgagctgctggaAGGAGAGGCTACGATGTCACAAG AATGGCATGGTATGGATGCAGACGTGATGCTCAAGTCTCTGAACATTCTTGTAAAACGCGGCAAAGCCCAAGTTTTCGGCAGTGAAGGCCAGGAAGGTGTCAAATTTTTCTGA